The genomic stretch ATCATTACCACAGGCCACACCTGGGCCTGGGGATGAGGACTCCATTAAACATTGCCGACAGGAGGTAAGACTGTCGGATATTTACGGAGAATACAACGTGGGCTTGACATTAAGAATCGCGCCCATCAGCGACTTGGCCTTGCCGATGCGTCCGCCCTTGGCCAGATACTCCAGCGTATCGAAGAGGATAAATACTTTGGTATTGGGCACCATGCTTTTCACGGCGGCGCTGATTTCAGCCAGCTTCTTGCCCTGTTTGGCCATCCTGGCGGCGGCTATTACCTGTAGACCAACGCCCAGCGATACCGATAGAGAATCGATTATCTCGATAGGGCCTTTCGTGGTCACCATTTTAACGGCTTGCTCGGCGGAATTAATGGTGCCGGACAGCTTTTTTGAAATATGGATTGCCAGGATGCCGTCGGCTTCCTGGGACAGGTTATTGAATACATCCGCAAAGTCCTTAGGCGTAGGCTGGGATGTGGTGGGATAGACCGGCTCGTGCAGCAGCTTCTGGTAGAATTGGTCGGTGGTAATATCGACTCCGTCGCGGAAAGATGTTTTGCCGAAGACAAGATATACAGGGATGTTGATGATGTTCAGCTCTTTTTCGAGTTCAGGGGGGATGTCGCAGGTTCTATCGGTGATGATTCTGACAGCCATAAATCTCCTCCTTAAAATATAGTCGGATGCGATTATGCGATGCAGGCAGTATACAGAACGGAAGAGGGTTTGGCAATAGGGAAGTTCACGGTCAGGGTTTAGCCTTTTTATCAGCCTTGCCGAGTCCGAGCCGTTTGAGTACGGCATCGCGGTAAACCACAGCCAGAGATTTACCGTGTTTGGCCATCTTGGCCTCTTTAGCGGCGCGGCGCTTCTCGCGGCGTTCCTGTTTGGATTCGGGATATTCTTCAGTCATTTGAGTTGCTCACATTACCTATCGAGCAGATTTGTTAGCGCTGACAAATCATGGTCTTTAAATTGCTTAATGACGTCAGCTTTGCTGATACGAGGAGAATGAGTTGGATATTTATGGGTGAGGAGACCATCAGCGACTTGGCCAGGTAAAACATAAAGTTCTGGCCGATGAGTAATGTCTTTACTCAGGCGAACAAGTGCCACGACCGAGTTT from Dehalococcoidia bacterium encodes the following:
- a CDS encoding DegV family protein, translated to MPYSNGSDSARLIKRLNPDRELPYCQTLFRSVYCLHRIIASDYILRRRFMAVRIITDRTCDIPPELEKELNIINIPVYLVFGKTSFRDGVDITTDQFYQKLLHEPVYPTTSQPTPKDFADVFNNLSQEADGILAIHISKKLSGTINSAEQAVKMVTTKGPIEIIDSLSVSLGVGLQVIAAARMAKQGKKLAEISAAVKSMVPNTKVFILFDTLEYLAKGGRIGKAKSLMGAILNVKPTLYSP